In one window of Vibrio sp. DW001 DNA:
- the bioA gene encoding adenosylmethionine--8-amino-7-oxononanoate transaminase, producing the protein MDLEFDRQHIWHPYTSTINPLTCYPVTGAEGVEIMLETGEILVDGMSSWWSAIHGYNHPHLNEAAHKQIDSVSHIMFGGITHQPAISLCKKLVQLTPSKLQHVFLADSGSVAVEVSLKMAMQYWHAKGKAKSTFLTLRDGYHGDTFAAMSVTDPDNSMHSLYKGFLPDHLFADSPKIGYWQEWDDSDINDFKKKITEHHNQIAAVILEPIVQGAGGMRIYHPEFLRQVRSLCDEFNVLLILDEIATGFGRTGKLFACEHADIQPDILCVGKAITGGYMTLSATLTTKVVADTVCGGDAGCFMHGPTFMGNPLACAVANASMELIETGDWQRQTAMIESLFAKKLPELTRYELVQDTRWLGAIGVIETKKAVNMEVIQKFFVDNGVWIRPFGKLIYIMPPYVSSTEHVSKLIDVIEEALQNEACFM; encoded by the coding sequence ATGGATTTAGAATTTGATCGGCAACATATTTGGCACCCTTACACCTCTACAATTAATCCATTAACTTGCTACCCCGTGACAGGCGCAGAAGGGGTTGAAATTATGTTAGAAACAGGAGAAATACTTGTTGATGGCATGTCCTCTTGGTGGTCAGCTATACATGGCTATAACCACCCCCATTTAAACGAAGCGGCACATAAACAAATAGACAGCGTTTCTCACATTATGTTTGGCGGGATAACCCACCAACCCGCAATTAGTCTATGCAAAAAATTAGTACAATTAACACCTAGCAAACTTCAGCATGTATTTCTTGCCGATTCGGGGTCTGTTGCGGTTGAAGTCAGCCTGAAGATGGCGATGCAATATTGGCACGCAAAAGGCAAAGCAAAATCTACGTTCCTCACTCTACGCGATGGTTACCATGGTGATACCTTTGCCGCCATGTCTGTTACCGATCCTGACAATTCTATGCATAGCCTATACAAAGGTTTTCTCCCTGATCATCTATTTGCTGATTCTCCAAAGATTGGATACTGGCAGGAGTGGGACGACTCGGATATTAACGACTTTAAGAAAAAGATAACGGAACACCACAATCAGATCGCGGCGGTCATACTGGAACCGATTGTCCAAGGTGCTGGAGGAATGCGTATTTATCATCCAGAATTCCTTAGGCAAGTACGTTCACTATGTGATGAATTCAATGTTCTTCTCATTCTCGACGAAATAGCAACTGGATTTGGCCGAACAGGTAAGCTATTCGCCTGCGAGCATGCTGATATTCAACCCGATATCTTGTGCGTAGGTAAAGCGATAACTGGCGGGTATATGACCTTGTCCGCGACGTTAACCACTAAAGTTGTCGCAGATACTGTATGTGGAGGTGACGCTGGTTGCTTTATGCACGGTCCTACTTTTATGGGCAACCCATTGGCTTGTGCGGTTGCTAATGCAAGTATGGAGCTCATTGAAACGGGTGACTGGCAAAGACAAACCGCCATGATCGAATCTCTTTTTGCTAAGAAATTACCAGAATTAACCCGCTATGAATTGGTACAAGACACGCGTTGGCTGGGTGCAATCGGAGTAATCGAAACAAAGAAAGCGGTCAATATGGAAGTGATTCAGAAATTTTTTGTTGATAACGGTGTTTGGATACGGCCATTTGGCAAGTTGATATATATTATGCCCCCGTATGTCAGTTCGACAGAGCATGTAAGTAAGCTAATCGATGTGATTGAAGAAGCATTGCAAAACGAAGCCTGTTTTATGTAA
- the bioF gene encoding 8-amino-7-oxononanoate synthase translates to MFSRRIDAALEGRRTAALDRKITVIEGGNQPNFRLGSMCYTNFSSNDYMGLASSNELSKAWQEGIDKYGVGSGASPLVTGFSTAHKRLEETLCTWLGFERAILFSSGFSANQAVLFSLLEKQDLLIQDKLNHASLMEAGMLSPASMKRFKHNDVNHLDEVLSTKKQSLVVTEGVFSMDGDLAPLSEIAELTSRHGNWLMVDDAHGVGVLGENGAGSSNEANIEPQVLVVTFGKAFGLSGAAVLCSSALGDYLTQFARHHVYSTAIPPSQAHALTHATAMLQNQHWRRDKLLNLYDTYNAVLSGTSGFVETKTPIKPFICGDVAKTMALADSLKKEGNWVTAIRPPTVPKESSRIRITLTANHTTKQVTDLANSIIQFSEKNNKG, encoded by the coding sequence GTGTTTAGTCGTCGAATTGATGCTGCCTTAGAGGGAAGGAGAACCGCCGCTTTAGACCGTAAAATAACGGTAATTGAGGGCGGTAATCAACCTAATTTTCGTCTTGGAAGCATGTGCTATACCAACTTTTCGAGTAACGATTATATGGGGTTGGCTAGTTCAAACGAATTGTCTAAAGCGTGGCAAGAGGGCATCGACAAGTATGGTGTAGGCAGTGGTGCATCGCCGTTAGTTACTGGTTTTTCAACGGCACATAAAAGGCTTGAGGAAACGCTCTGTACTTGGCTTGGTTTTGAAAGGGCAATTTTGTTCAGTTCAGGTTTTAGTGCGAATCAAGCGGTGCTTTTTTCATTGTTAGAAAAGCAAGACTTATTGATTCAAGATAAGCTAAACCACGCCTCACTTATGGAGGCGGGTATGCTTAGTCCGGCGTCGATGAAGCGATTTAAACATAACGATGTGAACCATCTTGATGAAGTACTCTCTACCAAAAAGCAAAGCCTTGTGGTGACTGAAGGCGTATTTAGCATGGACGGAGACTTAGCACCGTTAAGTGAAATAGCGGAGTTGACAAGTCGTCACGGGAACTGGTTAATGGTCGACGATGCCCATGGAGTAGGAGTCCTCGGCGAGAATGGCGCGGGAAGCAGCAACGAAGCGAATATTGAACCTCAAGTTTTGGTTGTGACATTTGGTAAAGCCTTTGGGCTTTCAGGTGCTGCGGTTCTCTGCAGTTCCGCATTGGGTGATTACCTAACACAGTTTGCAAGACATCACGTTTACTCCACGGCGATACCGCCGAGTCAAGCTCATGCCCTCACTCACGCAACTGCGATGTTACAAAACCAGCATTGGCGTAGAGATAAGTTATTGAATCTCTACGATACGTATAATGCGGTTTTGTCCGGTACTTCTGGCTTCGTAGAGACAAAAACGCCCATCAAACCTTTTATTTGTGGTGATGTTGCTAAGACAATGGCGCTAGCAGATAGTCTCAAAAAAGAGGGCAATTGGGTGACAGCAATTCGCCCCCCAACGGTGCCTAAAGAGAGTAGTAGAATTAGAATTACGCTCACGGCTAATCACACAACGAAACAAGTAACAGATTTGGCGAATAGCATTATCCAGTTTTCAGAAAAAAATAATAAAGGTTAA
- the bioB gene encoding biotin synthase BioB gives MEIRHNWEIEEVRALLEKPFMDLLFEAQLVHRQHQQHNYVQVSTLLSIKTGACPEDCKYCPQSAHYRTDVDRERLMEVQSVLDAAQKAKDSGSTRFCMGAAWKNPKERDMPYLKDMVKGVKEMGLETCMTLGMLTPDQAVDLAHAGLDYYNHNLDTSPEYYGNIITTRTYQDRLDTLSHVRDSGMKICSGGIIGLGESVNDRASLFAELANLPVHPESVPINMLVKVQGTPLEDAEDVEPFDFIRLIAVARIMMPESAVRLSAGRESMNEQMQALCFMAGANSVFYGCKLLTTPNPDEDSDMQLFNKLGINSVEVSQKPDQIQESELLDQVVERVAARPTKDDLFYDASI, from the coding sequence GTGGAAATTCGTCATAATTGGGAAATTGAAGAAGTTCGTGCATTACTAGAAAAGCCTTTTATGGACCTGTTGTTCGAAGCACAACTGGTTCATCGTCAACATCAGCAACATAATTATGTACAGGTCAGTACTCTTCTCTCCATCAAAACGGGTGCTTGTCCGGAAGATTGTAAATACTGCCCTCAGAGCGCCCATTACCGTACCGATGTAGACCGTGAGCGCTTAATGGAAGTGCAGAGCGTTTTAGACGCGGCGCAAAAAGCAAAAGACTCCGGCTCGACACGATTTTGCATGGGAGCGGCGTGGAAAAACCCCAAAGAGCGTGATATGCCATATCTAAAAGATATGGTGAAAGGTGTTAAGGAAATGGGTTTAGAAACGTGCATGACGTTGGGTATGCTAACACCAGATCAAGCCGTCGATTTGGCACACGCAGGGCTAGACTATTACAACCATAATCTAGATACTTCTCCTGAATATTACGGAAACATCATTACCACTCGTACCTACCAAGATCGATTAGATACTCTATCTCACGTTCGTGACTCTGGTATGAAGATTTGTTCGGGTGGCATCATCGGTCTGGGTGAGAGCGTGAACGATCGGGCGAGCTTGTTCGCTGAACTTGCCAATCTGCCAGTCCATCCTGAAAGCGTGCCAATTAACATGTTAGTGAAAGTTCAGGGTACGCCGTTAGAAGACGCAGAGGACGTAGAGCCTTTCGACTTTATACGTCTTATTGCTGTTGCACGGATCATGATGCCAGAATCAGCTGTGAGACTTTCTGCCGGGCGCGAAAGCATGAATGAACAGATGCAGGCGCTATGCTTTATGGCTGGAGCAAATTCAGTCTTCTACGGATGTAAATTATTGACAACACCAAACCCGGATGAAGATAGTGATATGCAGCTTTTCAATAAGCTGGGTATCAATAGCGTTGAGGTAAGTCAAAAGCCGGATCAAATTCAAGAAAGTGAGCTACTCGATCAGGTTGTAGAGCGAGTCGCAGCACGGCCGACAAAAGACGATCTTTTTTATGATGCGAGCATTTAA
- the bioD gene encoding dethiobiotin synthase — protein sequence MINAFFIAGTDTEVGKTVVSKAILQALAEKGLSTIGYKPVAAGCKETEQGLRNSDALHLQEAATIDIAYGDANPYALVSATSPHIAARFDNVQIEPALLSEKLATHKSVADVVLVEGAGGWRVPISDTECLSTWVKQEKLPVVLVVGIKLGCLSHAMLSVEAIQNDGLEIIGWAANRINPGTENYADIIRMLEEKIPAPKLGEIPYVPSVKKKNIGKYMNIEPIINA from the coding sequence ATGATTAATGCATTTTTTATTGCCGGAACAGATACTGAAGTTGGTAAAACTGTTGTGTCAAAAGCAATATTACAAGCACTTGCCGAGAAAGGTTTATCAACCATCGGTTATAAACCTGTCGCCGCGGGTTGCAAAGAAACAGAGCAAGGGCTTAGAAACTCTGACGCACTTCATTTGCAAGAAGCGGCAACGATCGATATTGCTTATGGTGACGCCAATCCGTATGCACTCGTGAGCGCGACATCACCACATATAGCCGCTAGGTTCGATAATGTGCAGATAGAACCCGCGCTATTAAGCGAAAAATTAGCAACACATAAGAGTGTCGCTGATGTGGTACTAGTAGAAGGTGCGGGTGGTTGGCGTGTCCCTATCTCAGACACCGAATGTTTATCGACATGGGTAAAGCAGGAAAAGCTTCCTGTTGTATTGGTGGTCGGCATTAAACTTGGGTGCTTGAGCCATGCCATGCTGAGTGTAGAAGCGATTCAGAATGATGGCTTGGAAATTATTGGTTGGGCTGCAAATCGCATTAATCCTGGAACGGAGAACTATGCGGATATTATCCGTATGCTGGAAGAAAAAATTCCTGCACCTAAATTAGGTGAAATACCCTATGTACCTAGCGTTAAAAAGAAAAATATTGGTAAGTATATGAATATAGAACCAATTATTAACGCGTAA
- the bioC gene encoding malonyl-ACP O-methyltransferase BioC, whose protein sequence is MAIAEAFSKAAHGYDQHAQFQRDVGNELLKYLPQDLSGLKVLDIGCGTGYFSELLSNRGAEVTAADLSKEMLIQAKTRCNSKVLEYRQADAEALPFDNHHFDIVFSSLALQWCDDLSIPLRELQRVTKKGGKVLFSTLMQGSLIELRNAWAEIDSYQHVNQFLSEKQIKIALAQAGSQNHHLDLQTIQLWYASAFKLMRDLKGIGATHVGARSPGLTKKSTLSRVETEYQRFKNDNELLPATYQVCLGTIFYD, encoded by the coding sequence ATGGCTATTGCAGAGGCATTTAGCAAGGCTGCCCATGGCTATGACCAACATGCACAATTTCAGAGAGATGTCGGCAACGAACTGTTGAAATACTTGCCGCAAGATTTGTCGGGATTGAAGGTGTTAGACATTGGCTGTGGAACGGGGTATTTTTCCGAGCTTCTCTCTAACCGAGGAGCGGAGGTTACTGCAGCGGATCTTTCGAAAGAAATGCTCATCCAAGCCAAGACTCGTTGTAATAGTAAAGTGCTTGAATATCGACAAGCGGATGCAGAAGCATTGCCATTTGACAACCACCATTTCGATATTGTTTTTTCAAGTTTGGCTCTTCAATGGTGTGACGATTTATCTATTCCACTTAGAGAATTACAAAGAGTAACAAAAAAAGGTGGCAAGGTTCTTTTCTCTACATTAATGCAGGGATCGTTAATTGAGTTGAGAAATGCGTGGGCGGAAATTGATTCATATCAACACGTGAATCAGTTTCTAAGTGAGAAACAGATAAAAATTGCGTTAGCGCAAGCTGGATCACAAAACCATCATCTAGACTTACAAACAATTCAGCTTTGGTACGCATCAGCATTTAAGTTAATGCGGGACCTAAAGGGCATTGGTGCAACTCATGTTGGAGCACGTTCTCCTGGGTTGACCAAAAAAAGCACCTTGTCTCGTGTTGAGACCGAGTACCAAAGATTTAAAAATGACAATGAGTTGCTACCCGCAACTTATCAAGTGTGTTTAGGAACAATTTTTTATGATTAA